Proteins encoded together in one Bos indicus isolate NIAB-ARS_2022 breed Sahiwal x Tharparkar chromosome 3, NIAB-ARS_B.indTharparkar_mat_pri_1.0, whole genome shotgun sequence window:
- the S1PR1 gene encoding sphingosine 1-phosphate receptor 1 — MGSTRIPLVKALHSPVSDYVNYDIIVRHYNYTGKLKISADKDNGIKLISVVFILICCFIILENIFVLLTIWKTKKFHRPMYYFIGNLALSDLLAGVAYTANLLLSGATTYKLTPAQWFLREGSMFVALSASVFSLLAIAIERYITMLKMKLHNGSNRFRSFLLISACWVISLILGGLPIMGWNCISTLPSCSTVLPLYHKHYILFCTTVFTLLLLSIVILYCRIYSLVRTRSRRLTFRKNISKASRSSEKSLALLKTVIIVLGVFIACWAPLFILLLLDVGCKVKTCDILFRTEYFLVLAVLNSGTNPIIYTLSNKEMRRAFVRIMSCCKCPSRDSASKFTRPIIAGMEFSRSKSDNSSHPQKDDGDNPETIMSSGNVNSSS, encoded by the coding sequence ATGGGGTCCACCCGTATCCCGCTGGTCAAGGCCCTCCACAGCCCTGTCTCGGACTATGTCAACTACGACATCATCGTCCGGCATTATAACTACACGGGAAAGCTGAAGATCAGCGCGGACAAGGACAATGGCATTAAACTGATCTCAGTGGTGTTCATTCTCATCTGCTGCTTTATCATCCTAGagaacatttttgttttgctgaCCATCTGGAAAACCAAGAAGTTCCACCGACCCATGTACTATTTTATCGGCAATCTGGCCCTCTCAGACCTGTTGGCGGGAGTGGCCTACACAGCCAACCTGCTCTTGTCTGGGGCCACCACCTACAAGCTAACCCCCGCCCAGTGGTTTCTGCGGGAAGGGAGTATGTTTGTGGCCCTCTCGGCCTCCGTGTTCAGCCTCCTGGCCATCGCCATTGAGCGCTACATCAccatgctgaagatgaaactccacaATGGGAGCAACAGGTTCCGCTCCTTCCTGCTCATCAGTGCCTGCTGGGTCATCTCCCTCATCCTGGGGGGCCTGCCTATCATGGGCTGGAACTGCATCAGCACGCTGCCCAGCTGTTCTACTGTGCTGCCGCTCTACCACAAGCACTATATCCTCTTCTGCACCACGGTCTTCACTCTGCTCCTGCTCTCCATTGTCATCCTATACTGCAGGATCTACTCCTTGGTCAGGACTCGCAGCCGCCGTCTGACCTTCCGCAAGAACATTTCCAAGGCCAGCCGCAGCTCTGAGAAGTCGCTGGCACTGCTCAAGACCGTGATTATTGTCCTGGGCGTCTTCATCGCCTGCTGGGCACCACTCTTCATCCTGCTCCTGCTCGACGTGGGCTGCAAGGTGAAGACCTGTGACATCCTCTTCAGAACGGAGTACTTCCTGGTGTTGGCTGTGCTCAACTCTGGCACCAACCCCATCATTTACACTTTGTCCAACAAGGAGATGCGTCGGGCCTTCGTCCGGATCATGTCCTGCTGCAAGTGCCCCAGTAGAGACTCCGCGAGTAAATTCACACGACCCATCATCGCGGGCATGGAATTCAGCCGCAGTAAGTCAGAcaactcctcccacccccagaagGACGATGGGGACAACCCAGAGACCATTATGTCTTCTGGAAACGTCAACTCTTCTTCCTAA